A genomic window from Klebsiella quasipneumoniae subsp. quasipneumoniae includes:
- the ssb1 gene encoding single-stranded DNA-binding protein SSB1: protein MASRGVNKVILVGNLGQDPEVRYMPSGGAVANFTLATSESWRDKQTGEMKEQTEWHRVVLFGKLAEVAGEYLRKGSQVYIEGQLRTRKWTDQSGQDKYTTEVVVNVGGTMQMLGGRQGGGAPAGGGQQQGGWGQPQQPQGGNQFSGGAQSRPQQQAPAAPSNEPPMDFDDDIPF from the coding sequence ATGGCCAGCAGAGGCGTAAACAAGGTGATTCTCGTCGGTAATCTGGGGCAGGACCCGGAAGTACGCTACATGCCAAGTGGCGGCGCAGTCGCCAACTTCACGCTGGCAACTTCCGAATCCTGGCGTGACAAGCAGACCGGCGAAATGAAAGAGCAGACTGAATGGCACCGCGTTGTGCTGTTCGGCAAACTGGCGGAAGTCGCTGGTGAGTACCTGCGTAAAGGCTCTCAGGTGTACATTGAAGGCCAGCTGCGTACCCGCAAGTGGACCGATCAATCCGGTCAGGACAAATACACCACTGAAGTGGTGGTGAACGTTGGCGGCACCATGCAGATGCTGGGCGGCCGTCAGGGCGGCGGCGCACCGGCAGGTGGCGGCCAGCAGCAGGGCGGTTGGGGTCAGCCTCAGCAGCCGCAGGGCGGCAACCAGTTCAGCGGCGGCGCGCAGTCCCGTCCGCAGCAGCAGGCTCCGGCAGCGCCTTCCAACGAACCGCCGATGGACTTCGACGACGATATCCCGTTCTAA
- the uvrA gene encoding excinuclease ABC subunit UvrA, with translation MDKIEVRGARTHNLKNINLVIPRDKLIVVTGLSGSGKSSLAFDTLYAEGQRRYVESLSAYARQFLSLMEKPDVDHIEGLSPAISIEQKSTSHNPRSTVGTITEIHDYLRLLYARVGEPRCPDHDVPLAAQTVSQMVDNVLAQPEGLRLMLLAPIIKERKGEHTKTLENLASQGYIRARIDGEVCDLSDPPKLELQKKHTIEVVIDRFKVRDDLAQRLAESFETALELSGGTAIVANMDDEKAEELLFSANFACPICGYSMRELEPRLFSFNNPAGACPTCDGLGVQQYFDPDRVVQNPELSLAGGAIRGWDRRNFYYFQMLKSLAEHYKFDVEAPWGTLSASVQKVVLYGSGKENIEFKYMNDRGDTSVRRHPFEGVLHNMERRYKETESSAVREELAKFISNRPCASCDGTRLRREARHVFVENTPLPTISDMSIGHAMDFFNNLKLSGQRAKIAEKVLKEIGDRLKFLVNVGLNYLTLSRSAETLSGGEAQRIRLASQIGAGLVGVMYVLDEPSIGLHQRDNERLLGTLIHLRNLGNTVIVVEHDEDAIRAADHVIDIGPGAGVHGGQVVAEGPLEAIMAVPESLTGQFMSGKRKIEVPKQRVPADPEKVLKLTGARGNNLKDVTLTLPVGLFTCITGVSGSGKSTLINDTLFPIAQRQLNGATIAEPAPYRDIQGLEHFDKVIDIDQSPIGRTPRSNPATYTGVFTPVRELFAGVPESRSRGYTPGRFSFNVRGGRCEACQGDGVIKVEMHFLPDIYVPCDQCKGKRYNRETLEIKYKGKTIHEVLDMTIEEAREFFDAVPALARKLQTLMDVGLTYIRLGQSATTLSGGEAQRVKLARELSKRGTGQTLYILDEPTTGLHFADIQQLLEVLHQLRDQGNTIVVIEHNLDVIKTADWIVDLGPEGGSGGGEILVSGTPETVAECEASHTARFLKPMLK, from the coding sequence ATGGATAAGATCGAAGTTCGGGGCGCCCGCACCCATAATCTCAAAAACATCAACCTCGTTATCCCGCGCGACAAACTCATTGTCGTCACCGGGCTTTCCGGGTCTGGCAAATCTTCACTGGCTTTCGACACCCTGTATGCCGAAGGCCAGCGTCGCTACGTCGAATCGCTCTCCGCCTATGCGCGACAGTTCCTGTCGCTGATGGAGAAGCCGGACGTCGACCATATCGAAGGGCTGTCGCCGGCGATTTCCATCGAACAGAAATCAACCTCTCACAACCCCCGCTCGACGGTGGGTACTATTACCGAAATTCACGACTACCTGCGTCTGCTGTACGCCCGCGTCGGCGAGCCGCGCTGTCCGGACCACGACGTGCCGCTGGCGGCGCAGACCGTCAGCCAGATGGTCGATAACGTCCTCGCCCAGCCGGAAGGCCTGCGTCTGATGCTGCTGGCGCCCATTATTAAAGAGCGTAAGGGCGAGCACACCAAAACCCTGGAAAACCTCGCCAGCCAGGGCTATATCCGCGCACGGATAGACGGCGAAGTCTGCGATCTCTCGGATCCGCCGAAGCTGGAGCTGCAGAAGAAACACACCATCGAGGTGGTAATTGACCGCTTCAAGGTGCGCGACGATCTGGCGCAACGTCTGGCCGAGTCGTTTGAAACCGCGCTGGAGCTCTCCGGCGGTACCGCCATCGTGGCCAATATGGATGATGAGAAAGCGGAAGAACTGCTGTTTTCCGCCAACTTCGCCTGCCCGATCTGCGGCTACAGCATGCGCGAGCTGGAGCCGCGCCTGTTCTCCTTCAACAACCCGGCGGGCGCCTGCCCGACCTGCGACGGCCTCGGCGTGCAGCAATATTTCGATCCCGATCGCGTGGTGCAAAATCCGGAGCTGTCGCTGGCGGGCGGCGCCATCCGCGGCTGGGATCGGCGTAACTTCTACTACTTCCAGATGCTGAAGTCGCTGGCGGAGCACTACAAGTTCGACGTCGAAGCGCCGTGGGGCACTCTCAGCGCCAGCGTGCAGAAAGTGGTCCTGTACGGTTCCGGTAAAGAGAATATTGAATTCAAATACATGAACGACCGCGGCGACACCTCGGTACGCCGCCATCCGTTCGAAGGCGTGCTGCATAACATGGAGCGCCGCTACAAAGAGACGGAATCCAGCGCGGTGCGCGAAGAGCTGGCGAAGTTCATCAGCAATCGCCCGTGCGCCAGCTGCGACGGTACGCGTCTGCGCCGCGAGGCGCGCCACGTGTTTGTGGAAAACACCCCGCTGCCGACCATTTCCGATATGAGCATCGGCCACGCGATGGACTTCTTCAACAATCTGAAACTCTCCGGCCAGCGGGCGAAAATCGCCGAAAAAGTGCTGAAAGAGATTGGCGATCGCCTGAAGTTCCTCGTCAACGTCGGCCTCAACTACCTGACGCTCTCCCGTTCGGCGGAAACGCTCTCCGGCGGCGAGGCCCAGCGTATCCGCCTGGCGAGCCAGATTGGCGCTGGACTGGTTGGCGTGATGTACGTCCTGGATGAGCCCTCCATCGGCCTGCACCAGCGCGATAACGAGCGCCTGCTCGGGACCCTGATTCACCTGCGTAATTTGGGCAACACGGTGATCGTCGTTGAGCATGACGAAGACGCCATTCGCGCCGCCGACCATGTGATCGATATCGGCCCTGGGGCCGGGGTCCACGGCGGCCAGGTGGTGGCGGAAGGGCCGCTGGAGGCCATTATGGCCGTCCCGGAATCCCTGACCGGCCAGTTCATGAGCGGCAAGCGCAAAATTGAAGTGCCGAAGCAGCGCGTGCCCGCCGATCCGGAGAAAGTCCTCAAACTGACCGGCGCGCGCGGCAACAACCTGAAAGACGTGACGCTGACTCTGCCGGTGGGCCTGTTTACCTGCATTACCGGCGTCTCCGGCTCGGGTAAATCAACGCTGATCAACGATACCCTGTTCCCGATTGCCCAGCGTCAGCTTAACGGGGCGACCATCGCCGAACCGGCGCCGTATCGCGATATTCAGGGGCTGGAGCACTTCGATAAAGTCATCGATATCGACCAGAGCCCGATCGGCCGTACGCCGCGCTCCAACCCCGCGACCTATACCGGGGTGTTTACGCCGGTGCGCGAGCTCTTCGCCGGGGTGCCGGAATCACGTTCCCGTGGTTATACGCCGGGTCGTTTCAGTTTTAACGTCCGCGGCGGTCGCTGCGAAGCCTGCCAGGGCGACGGGGTGATCAAGGTCGAAATGCACTTCCTGCCGGATATCTACGTACCGTGCGACCAGTGCAAAGGTAAGCGTTATAACCGCGAAACGCTGGAGATTAAGTACAAGGGCAAAACCATCCACGAAGTGCTGGATATGACCATTGAAGAAGCGCGCGAGTTCTTTGATGCCGTACCGGCGCTGGCGCGTAAGCTGCAAACCCTGATGGATGTCGGCCTGACCTATATCCGTCTCGGCCAGTCGGCGACGACGCTGTCCGGCGGCGAGGCGCAGCGCGTGAAGCTGGCGCGCGAGCTGTCCAAGCGCGGTACCGGCCAGACGCTGTATATCCTCGATGAGCCGACCACCGGTCTGCACTTCGCCGATATCCAGCAGCTGCTGGAAGTGCTGCACCAGCTGCGCGATCAGGGCAATACCATCGTGGTGATTGAGCACAACCTCGACGTGATAAAAACTGCCGACTGGATTGTCGATCTCGGCCCGGAAGGCGGCAGCGGCGGCGGCGAAATTCTGGTTTCCGGTACGCCGGAAACCGTCGCTGAGTGCGAAGCTTCGCACACCGCGCGCTTCCTGAAGCCGATGCTGAAATAA
- a CDS encoding MmcQ/YjbR family DNA-binding protein, whose amino-acid sequence MTISELLQYCMAKPGAEQSVHSDWKATQIKVSDVLFAMVKEVEDQRPAVALKASPELAELLRQQHRDVRPSKHLNKAHWSTVFLDGSLPDSQIYYLVDASYQQAVKMLPEPVRQQLSR is encoded by the coding sequence ATGACAATTTCGGAGTTATTGCAGTACTGCATGGCGAAGCCGGGAGCAGAGCAGAGCGTCCACAGCGACTGGAAAGCCACGCAGATTAAGGTCTCGGACGTGCTGTTTGCCATGGTGAAGGAGGTCGAAGACCAGCGGCCGGCGGTTGCGTTGAAGGCGAGTCCGGAGCTGGCGGAGCTCCTGCGGCAGCAGCATCGCGACGTCCGGCCCAGCAAGCATCTCAATAAAGCGCACTGGAGCACCGTCTTTCTGGATGGCTCGCTGCCGGATTCGCAAATCTACTACCTGGTCGATGCGTCTTACCAGCAGGCGGTGAAAATGCTGCCGGAGCCGGTCCGGCAGCAGCTTTCCCGCTAA
- a CDS encoding secondary thiamine-phosphate synthase enzyme YjbQ, which translates to MWYQQTLTLGPKSRGFHLVTDEILGQIRGLSGVKVGLLHLLLQHTSASLTLNENCDPTVRYDMEQYFLNAVPDNAPYEHDYEGPDDMPSHIKSSMLGVSLMLPVEDGRVRLGTWQGIWLGEHRIHGGSRHIVATLMGE; encoded by the coding sequence ATGTGGTATCAGCAAACCCTGACGCTTGGGCCCAAATCCCGTGGTTTTCATCTGGTCACCGACGAAATACTCGGCCAGATCCGCGGGCTGTCCGGGGTGAAGGTCGGCCTGCTACACCTCCTGCTCCAGCATACTTCCGCTTCCCTGACGCTCAACGAAAACTGCGATCCCACCGTCCGGTATGACATGGAGCAGTATTTTCTTAACGCCGTGCCGGACAATGCGCCGTACGAACATGATTATGAAGGCCCTGACGATATGCCGTCGCACATCAAATCATCGATGCTTGGCGTGTCGCTGATGCTGCCGGTCGAGGACGGACGCGTCAGGCTGGGGACCTGGCAGGGCATCTGGCTGGGGGAGCATCGGATACACGGCGGTTCGCGGCACATCGTTGCGACGCTCATGGGGGAATAA
- the aphA gene encoding acid phosphatase AphA — protein sequence MRKLTLALAAASLLFTLNSAVVARASTPQPLWVGTNVAQLAEQAPIHWVSVAQIENSLLGRPPMAVGFDIDDTVLFSSPGFWRGQKTFSPGSEDYLKNPQFWEKMNNGWDEFSMPKEVARQLIAMHVKRGDSIWFVTGRSQTKTETVSKTLQDDFLIPAANMNPVIFAGDKPGQNTKTQWLQAKQIKVFYGDSDNDITAAREAGARGIRVLRAANSSYKPLPMAGALGEEVIVNSEY from the coding sequence ATGCGCAAACTTACTCTCGCCCTTGCGGCGGCCTCTCTCCTGTTCACGCTGAACAGCGCCGTCGTGGCGCGCGCCTCCACGCCGCAGCCGCTGTGGGTCGGTACCAACGTGGCCCAGCTGGCCGAGCAGGCGCCGATCCACTGGGTTTCGGTGGCGCAAATTGAGAACAGCCTGCTGGGGCGCCCGCCGATGGCCGTCGGTTTTGATATCGATGATACCGTCCTCTTCTCCAGTCCCGGTTTCTGGCGCGGGCAAAAAACCTTCTCCCCCGGCAGTGAGGATTACCTGAAAAACCCGCAGTTCTGGGAAAAAATGAACAACGGCTGGGACGAATTCAGCATGCCAAAAGAGGTGGCGCGCCAGCTGATTGCCATGCATGTGAAGCGTGGCGACAGCATCTGGTTCGTCACCGGCCGCAGCCAGACCAAAACAGAAACCGTTTCTAAAACCCTGCAGGATGATTTCCTCATCCCGGCCGCCAATATGAACCCGGTAATTTTCGCTGGCGATAAGCCGGGTCAGAACACCAAGACCCAGTGGCTGCAGGCGAAGCAGATAAAGGTTTTCTATGGCGACTCGGATAACGACATTACCGCTGCCCGCGAGGCGGGCGCCCGCGGGATCCGCGTGCTGCGCGCCGCCAACTCCTCCTACAAGCCGCTGCCGATGGCCGGCGCGCTGGGCGAAGAAGTGATCGTCAATTCCGAATACTGA
- the tyrB gene encoding aromatic amino acid transaminase, producing MFQKVDAYAGDPILSLMERFKEDPRSDKVNLSIGLYYNDDGIIPQLQAVAEAEARLNAEPHGASLYLPMEGLSGYRQVIAPLLFGAEHSALKQNRIASIQTVGGSGALKVGADFLKRYFPESHVWVSDPTWENHIAIFEGAGFEVSTYPWFDKATNGVRFEALLATLQTLPARDIVLLHPCCHNPTGADLTPEQWDRVVEILKARQLIPFLDIAYQGFGAGLEEDAYAIRAIASAGMPMLVSNSFSKIFSLYGERVGGLSVVCEDSETAGRVLGQLKATVRRNYSSPPSFGAQVVATVLNDAGLKATWQAEVDAMRAHILTMRQALVDALQQVAPGSKVDYLLKQRGMFSYTGFSAAQVDRLRDEFGVYLIASGRMCVAGLNSRNVQQVAKAFTAVM from the coding sequence GTGTTTCAAAAAGTTGACGCCTACGCCGGCGACCCAATTCTTTCTCTGATGGAACGCTTCAAAGAAGACCCGCGAAGCGACAAAGTCAACCTGAGTATCGGGCTGTATTACAACGATGACGGCATTATCCCGCAGCTGCAGGCGGTGGCGGAAGCGGAAGCGCGCCTGAACGCCGAGCCGCACGGCGCCTCGCTGTATCTGCCAATGGAAGGGCTGAGCGGCTACCGCCAGGTGATTGCCCCGCTGCTGTTTGGCGCAGAGCATAGCGCGCTTAAGCAAAACCGCATCGCCTCCATTCAGACGGTCGGCGGTTCGGGCGCGCTGAAGGTCGGGGCCGACTTCCTCAAACGCTACTTTCCTGAGTCTCATGTCTGGGTCAGTGACCCGACCTGGGAAAACCACATCGCCATATTTGAAGGGGCTGGCTTCGAAGTAAGTACTTACCCCTGGTTTGATAAAGCCACCAACGGCGTGCGCTTTGAAGCGCTGCTGGCGACGCTGCAAACGCTGCCGGCGCGCGACATTGTGCTGCTGCACCCCTGCTGCCACAACCCGACCGGCGCCGACCTGACGCCGGAACAGTGGGATCGTGTGGTGGAGATCCTGAAAGCGCGTCAGCTGATCCCGTTCCTCGACATTGCCTACCAGGGCTTTGGCGCAGGGCTGGAAGAGGATGCCTACGCCATTCGCGCCATCGCCAGCGCCGGGATGCCGATGCTGGTCAGCAACTCTTTCTCCAAAATTTTCTCCCTGTACGGGGAGCGCGTCGGCGGCCTGTCGGTGGTCTGTGAAGACAGTGAAACCGCAGGCCGCGTGCTGGGCCAGCTGAAGGCCACCGTGCGCCGCAACTACTCCAGCCCGCCGAGCTTTGGCGCGCAGGTGGTGGCGACGGTGCTGAACGATGCCGGGCTGAAAGCCACCTGGCAGGCGGAAGTGGACGCCATGCGCGCGCATATCCTGACCATGCGTCAGGCGCTGGTCGACGCGCTGCAGCAGGTTGCTCCGGGCAGCAAAGTGGATTATCTGCTCAAGCAGCGCGGGATGTTCAGCTACACCGGCTTCAGCGCGGCGCAGGTGGATCGCCTGCGCGACGAGTTTGGCGTCTACCTGATTGCCAGCGGACGTATGTGCGTGGCGGGGTTAAACTCACGTAATGTTCAGCAGGTAGCGAAAGCCTTTACCGCGGTAATGTAA
- the alr gene encoding alanine racemase, whose translation MQAATVVINRRALRHNLQRLRELAPASKLVAVVKANAYGHGLVETARTLTDADAFGVARLEEALRLRAGGIAQPILLLEGFFAAEDLAVIAAQRLHTAVHSPEQLAALEQADLPEPVTVWMKLDTGMHRLGVRPEEAEAFYQRLSQCKNVRQPVNVVSHFARADEPTCGATERQLDIFTTFTEGKPGWRSIAASGGILLWPQSHYDWVRPGIILYGVSPLDDRSTGKDFDCQPVMTLTSSLIAVREHKAGEPVGYGGTWISERDTRLGVVAMGYGDGYPRAAPSGTPVLVNGREVPIVGRVAMDMICVDLGPQAEDKAGDAVVLWGEGLPVERIAEITKVSAYELITRLTSRVAMKYLD comes from the coding sequence ATGCAAGCGGCAACTGTAGTTATCAACCGCCGCGCTCTGCGACACAACCTGCAACGTCTGCGTGAACTGGCGCCTGCCAGCAAACTGGTTGCGGTGGTGAAAGCGAACGCCTACGGACACGGTCTTGTTGAGACCGCGCGAACGCTGACCGACGCCGACGCTTTTGGCGTCGCCCGCCTGGAAGAGGCGCTGCGCCTGCGAGCGGGGGGGATCGCCCAGCCGATCCTCCTGCTGGAAGGCTTTTTTGCGGCGGAAGACCTGGCGGTGATCGCCGCTCAGCGTCTGCATACGGCGGTGCATAGCCCCGAACAGCTGGCGGCGCTGGAGCAAGCCGACCTCCCCGAGCCGGTGACCGTGTGGATGAAACTGGATACCGGTATGCATCGCTTAGGGGTGCGCCCGGAGGAAGCTGAGGCGTTTTATCAGCGTCTGAGCCAGTGCAAAAACGTCCGCCAGCCGGTCAACGTGGTGAGCCACTTCGCCCGCGCCGATGAGCCGACCTGCGGCGCCACCGAACGGCAGCTGGATATCTTCACCACCTTTACCGAAGGCAAGCCGGGATGGCGCTCTATTGCCGCCTCGGGTGGCATCCTGCTGTGGCCGCAGTCGCATTATGACTGGGTGCGTCCGGGCATTATCCTGTATGGCGTGTCGCCGCTGGACGATCGCTCCACCGGGAAAGATTTTGACTGTCAGCCGGTGATGACCCTGACGTCCAGCCTGATTGCCGTGCGCGAGCATAAAGCAGGGGAGCCCGTCGGCTACGGCGGCACCTGGATCAGCGAACGCGACACTCGGCTCGGCGTGGTCGCGATGGGCTATGGCGACGGTTATCCGCGCGCCGCGCCGTCGGGCACCCCAGTGCTGGTCAATGGCCGCGAAGTGCCGATTGTCGGCCGGGTGGCGATGGATATGATCTGTGTTGACCTCGGCCCGCAGGCCGAGGATAAAGCCGGCGACGCGGTGGTGCTGTGGGGAGAGGGACTCCCGGTAGAGCGTATCGCCGAGATAACGAAAGTGAGCGCTTACGAACTTATTACGCGACTGACCTCCCGCGTCGCCATGAAATACCTCGACTAA
- the dnaB gene encoding replicative DNA helicase: MAGNKPFNKPQTETRERDPQLAGLKVPPHSIEAEQSVLGGLMLDNERWDDVAERVVADDFYTRPHRHIFTEMARLQESGSPIDLITLAESLERQGQLDSVGGFAYLAELSKNTPSAANISAYADIVRERAVVREMISVANEIAEAGFDPQGRTSEDLLDLAESRVFKIAESRANKDEGPKNIADVLDATVARIEQLFQQPHDGVTGVNTGYDDLNKKTAGLQPSDLIIVAARPSMGKTTFAMNLVENAAMLQDKPVLIFSLEMPSEQIMMRSLASLSRVDQTRIRTGQLDDEDWARISGTMGILLEKRNIYIDDSSGLTPTEVRSRARRIAREHGGIGLIMIDYLQLMRVPSLSDNRTLEIAEISRSLKALAKELQVPVVALSQLNRSLEQRADKRPVNSDLRESGSIEQDADLIMFIYRDEVYHENSDLKGIAEIIIGKQRNGPIGTVRLTFNGQWSRFDNYAGPQYDDE; the protein is encoded by the coding sequence ATGGCAGGAAATAAACCCTTCAACAAACCACAGACAGAAACCCGCGAACGCGATCCGCAGCTCGCCGGGCTGAAAGTCCCGCCGCACTCGATTGAAGCGGAGCAGTCGGTGTTGGGCGGTTTAATGCTGGATAACGAGCGCTGGGACGACGTCGCCGAACGCGTCGTTGCCGACGACTTTTATACCCGTCCGCATCGTCATATCTTTACCGAGATGGCGCGCCTGCAGGAGTCGGGCAGCCCGATTGACCTGATCACCCTTGCGGAGTCGCTGGAGCGTCAGGGACAGCTGGACAGCGTGGGCGGCTTCGCCTATCTGGCTGAACTGTCCAAAAATACCCCCAGCGCGGCAAACATCAGCGCCTATGCCGACATCGTGCGCGAACGCGCGGTCGTGCGCGAGATGATCTCGGTGGCCAATGAAATCGCCGAGGCCGGCTTCGACCCGCAGGGGCGAACCAGCGAAGATCTGCTCGACCTCGCCGAGTCCCGCGTCTTTAAAATCGCTGAAAGCCGGGCCAATAAAGACGAAGGGCCGAAAAACATCGCCGATGTCCTCGACGCCACCGTCGCCCGTATCGAACAGCTGTTCCAGCAGCCCCACGACGGCGTTACCGGGGTCAACACCGGCTACGACGACCTCAACAAAAAGACCGCCGGCCTGCAGCCGTCGGATCTGATTATCGTCGCCGCCCGTCCGTCGATGGGTAAAACGACCTTCGCCATGAACCTCGTGGAAAACGCAGCGATGCTGCAGGACAAGCCGGTACTCATCTTCAGTCTTGAGATGCCCTCGGAACAGATCATGATGCGTTCTCTGGCCTCGCTGTCGCGCGTCGATCAGACCCGCATTCGTACCGGTCAGCTGGACGATGAGGACTGGGCGCGGATCTCCGGCACCATGGGCATTCTGCTGGAAAAACGTAACATCTATATCGATGACTCCTCCGGCCTGACGCCGACGGAAGTGCGTTCCCGCGCGCGGCGTATCGCTCGCGAGCACGGCGGCATCGGGCTGATTATGATCGACTACCTGCAGCTGATGCGCGTGCCGTCGCTCTCCGACAACCGTACCCTCGAGATCGCCGAAATCTCCCGCTCGCTGAAGGCGCTGGCCAAAGAGCTGCAGGTGCCGGTGGTGGCGCTGTCGCAGCTGAACCGCTCGCTGGAGCAACGTGCCGATAAACGCCCGGTCAACTCCGACCTGCGTGAGTCCGGCTCTATCGAACAGGATGCCGACTTAATCATGTTCATTTACCGTGATGAGGTCTATCACGAGAACAGCGATCTGAAGGGCATCGCGGAAATTATCATTGGTAAACAACGTAACGGCCCGATCGGCACCGTGCGACTGACCTTCAACGGCCAGTGGTCGCGTTTCGATAATTATGCTGGCCCTCAGTATGATGATGAGTAA
- a CDS encoding quinone oxidoreductase, giving the protein MATRIEFSKHGGPEVLQAVEFTPRDPAEHEIQVENKAIGINYIDTYVRGGLYPPPSLPSGLGTEAAGVVSKVGHGVSHIKVGDRVVYAQSALGAYSTVHNVLADKAAVLPDAISFEQAAASFLKGLTVWYLLRKTYEIKPDEMFLFHAAAGGVGLIACQWAKALGAKLIGTVGSAQKAQRAKAAGAWQVINYREEPIAERLKALTDGKKVAVVYDSVGKDTWEASLDCLQRRGLMVSFGNSSGPVTGVNLGILNQKGSLYVTRPSLQGYITNREELAEACSELFSLIASGVIKVDVPESQTYPLTEARRAHEVLESRVTQGSSLLLP; this is encoded by the coding sequence ATGGCAACACGCATCGAATTTTCAAAACACGGGGGGCCGGAGGTGCTTCAGGCGGTTGAATTCACGCCCCGCGATCCCGCTGAGCATGAAATTCAGGTCGAAAACAAAGCCATCGGTATCAATTATATCGACACCTATGTTCGTGGCGGCCTCTATCCGCCGCCCTCGCTGCCGAGCGGCCTCGGCACCGAAGCGGCCGGCGTCGTCAGTAAAGTTGGCCACGGGGTATCGCACATTAAGGTAGGCGATCGGGTGGTGTACGCCCAGTCGGCGCTCGGCGCCTACAGCACGGTGCACAATGTGCTGGCCGACAAAGCGGCGGTCCTCCCGGACGCCATCTCTTTCGAACAGGCCGCCGCGTCGTTCCTCAAGGGATTAACGGTCTGGTATCTGCTGCGCAAAACCTATGAAATTAAGCCTGATGAGATGTTCCTGTTTCACGCGGCCGCCGGCGGCGTGGGGCTGATAGCCTGTCAGTGGGCGAAAGCGCTGGGGGCGAAACTTATCGGCACCGTCGGCAGCGCGCAGAAGGCGCAGCGCGCCAAAGCGGCGGGCGCCTGGCAGGTGATTAACTATCGCGAAGAACCTATCGCTGAGCGGCTCAAAGCGCTCACCGACGGTAAGAAAGTCGCCGTGGTCTATGACTCGGTAGGGAAAGATACCTGGGAAGCCTCTCTGGACTGTCTGCAACGCCGCGGCCTGATGGTCAGCTTTGGCAACTCCTCCGGCCCGGTAACCGGCGTTAATCTGGGGATCCTGAACCAGAAAGGTTCTCTGTACGTCACCCGCCCATCGCTGCAGGGCTATATCACCAACCGGGAAGAGCTGGCGGAAGCCTGCAGTGAACTGTTTTCGCTGATCGCCAGCGGCGTGATTAAAGTGGACGTGCCCGAGAGTCAGACCTATCCGCTCACCGAAGCGCGACGGGCGCATGAAGTTCTGGAGAGCAGGGTGACACAGGGGTCGAGTCTGCTGCTGCCGTAA
- the pspG gene encoding envelope stress response protein PspG, whose amino-acid sequence MLELLFVIGFFVMLLVTGVSLLGIIAAIVVATALMFVGGLFALMIKLLPWLLLAVVVVWVIRALKTPDGNAFRDNNRWRY is encoded by the coding sequence ATGCTGGAACTGTTATTTGTCATCGGATTTTTTGTCATGCTGCTGGTCACCGGCGTATCGCTGTTGGGGATTATCGCCGCCATCGTGGTGGCTACGGCGCTGATGTTCGTCGGCGGTTTGTTTGCTTTAATGATCAAATTGCTGCCGTGGCTGCTGTTGGCGGTGGTGGTGGTGTGGGTTATTCGGGCACTGAAAACCCCGGACGGAAACGCTTTTCGCGACAATAACCGTTGGCGTTACTAA